The DNA sequence TGCAGGTCTGTTACCTTACCATTGCTAGTTCAGCTCTTCTGAGATGTGAGCCATGAGATTTTTTGGCTGCTTCCCAACTTTTGCAATGTCTCAATTGTTTCAGGCAATTCGGAAACATAAGTTTGTTGACATTCTAGACAATCCAGGATCAGCTGATCTCAGTGCCTACGTTGATTTTGCTTCCATCAGGCATTCTGCTGAGGAAGCTTCAGGTGCGACATCTCATGATTCTCATCGTGTTACTTTCAGTATCATATTTCTATTGATTGGTGAAACTGAAGGCTGAAGATTGAATTTGTTGCTTAAATCTTATTGTCTACAGGAGAAGTGTCTGTTCATGGCCCTATTACTCAGTCTCAGTTCCTTGGCTCTCTTGGGATAAATTTCCGAGTGGAAGCATTGTTACAGAACTGCACGGAGGAACAATTTGAATCTCTCAGGTCAGGGTATTGGCAACTGGTTGGAGAAGGTGAGGCTCCCTTCTGGGAGGGTCCTGACGAAAAAGTTCCCATCGGAATGGGTACCCGTTATTTGGTAATGGCTATTGTGAACAAGAAGCATGGTGTTCCAGTCCCATTTTAGTGACCTAGAGAAACGTAGCATTTACCTAGATTTGGTTCTTGTACATTAGCAATGAATTATAAACCAACGGAACTTCAAGTTGAGGTTTCTCATAATTTGATTTCCAAATTAGAATGCATTTTGTGATGCGCCAAGTAATAATACAAATAGATGGAATTGGAGATTGATTGTTATTGATTAAGCCTTAGTAAGTCCGGACTTGATAAACTGATCAGAACTAATCTAATCATCGATTAGTTAGAGTGAAGATTGAAGTAGTTGCTGGTTGAATCCTAATGTTTATAGGAGATGAGCCCTATTACTCAGGCTCAGTTCCTTGGCTCTCTTACATTATAACCGCCTCTCAGGTCTGGGTGTTGGCAACTGGTCGGACAAGGCGAGGCTTACCGGCGGTGGCCTGATGAACAAGTTTCCATCGGAATCGGTCCCCGTTATTCGGCAATGGCTATCGTCACTAAAAGCAAAGTATTCCTGAGGTATTTGATAGTAACCGACACCCTAGTAAAGGAATACTTACTGAAGTGTTTGGTGGGAAAAGTTTTCTACGAAATTTACAAAACTACCCATACACCGCAACCATATATAGATGGCATCGTCAACAAATCGGTCGTTCAGCTTTGACTTCAGAGAgcgaagaagaactgaagaaggagaaggagagaagAAAGCATGGGATCGTTTCTCTCAAGCATGCTCGGAGGATCATCGCCGGCGGAGGATTCCGCCGCGTCGTCGGAAGACTCTCGGGTGATGTCGTTTCACTCATCCGCCAGGTGGCAGCTCCACTTCAATTCCGTCAAGGACACCTCCAAACTGGTACTCCCTTCAATTTCTTCAACCGCAAAAATTTGAGCATCATATTCTCAGATTAGGGATCTGAATTTTCCGTTTCTGACTCTGAATTGTTGTCCTCTGTGAAGCTGGTGATCGATTTCTCGGCGTCGTGGTGCGGGCCCTGCAGGTTCATAGAGCCGGCCATCCACGCCATGGCGGATAAGTTCACCGACGTCGACTTCGCCAAGATCGACGTCGACGAGCTCTCTGTATGTTCAATCTCCTCTCTACCGTTCATGTTTTTCAATTTCGTGatcatagatttttttttttttttttgttgttgttgtttttgtgtgtgtgtgtgagaaagGGGGTGATCATAGATTCTGGATACTGATTGTGTGTTTGTTTCGACTTTGGTTGAAACAGGATGTGTCTCAGGAATTTGGGGTGCAGGCAATGCCGACCTTTGTGCTTTTGAAGAACGGGAAGGAGGTGGATCGGGTTGTTGGTGCCAAGAAAGATGAGCTCGAGAAGAAGGTTCAGAAGTACCGTTCACTTTGATTAAGCCAAGTTTGTTTCAGTATTTCGGTTTGTGATTTACTATTTGTTACTGAAAGTGTGTGTTCACAACTTTCTGTGTTCGATTCGAAGAACTCATATTATCAAATTCAAGTTTATTGTTGGTCTCTCTGTGGCATTACTGTATAAAGCATACACATATTACATGATCTAGGTACAAGCAAACACTATGATCCACTGCAAACCATAAGCGAAATTGATCGTATCTTAGAGAGTGTATGATTGCTGAATTGTGTTGATGTCCAGGCCCTTCATCCTCACCACTGATTCGACATGCCCTTTCAGGGTGCGCATCTCCCTCAGTCTGCAAAAACACCATACAAGTTCATGTTTTTGCATCACACTGTCGACAGACTGACACTACCATACTCTATGATGTTATTAAGGCTTAGAAAATGTTGTACCTGGCAATTTCAGCGCGTCTTCTTGCCTCTTCGGCCATCTGATTAAGTTCTGTGTAAGAAGCGCGTTCACCGAACATCTTGGTGTCCGGTGGGTGCAGACCGTGGAGAGTCCTCTGCGCGTGAGCCCATTTGAGCTCCCTTTCTTCCTTCCCAAAATGCTTCTTCCTTGTGAAGGCAGTCTGCAAAGCACAGAATTGCAAATTTAGAGGTAAATCAAAAGGGTCGGATGATGAAACTAGTGGTATTGCTCCTATCGTACATACCCTCTGCTCAAATACGAGATCCCAAGCTCTCCCACTCAGTGCATATCGGATGATGAACTTGATAATATCAAGTGGAAGATAGAAGACGAGGTTATATAACCAAATAACACCAGCCCAACCCCACCCAATTCCCTTTATCGCCGCGAAACTCCAATCGGCATAGACAGCGATGAGTGTAGCAATCTGCTCAGGAAGGAGATTGAGCATTGCTAAACTGATGTTTTCCCAATATAATCAAAGTACTGAAGCACCAATATATAAGCTATAACCAAAATTTTCACTCACCAGCTGAGCAATAACAAAAGCTGATACAAGTAATAGACCAGGACGCTCCACAAAAGACCAACTACGCGCTCGTGTGACGAATATGAGAGCCTGACTGATTGTACTCACTTGCAGGTACACTGCAGCGGCAAGCTTCCTGTAGCTATCGTTATGCTCGATATGCTTTTTCTGAAGGCTTGAAACCCCAAATTTACGCTGGAAATGACAAAGGTAAGTGTAAGCAAGAAACTAAGTCCAGAAAATACCCTTTATTAGCAAGATCCATAAAGGACAAGAAAAATACACTTACAGGGAAGAAGTCTGTTTCGTATGCTGCCCAAAAGAAAATGACTGTCATCACCGCTAGGTAACTACCAAGGATAATACCGGTGGTAAAGATCTCTGCTAGTTTCCAACTGTCTGGCAGAGGAGAGGGTTTCACTCTATCCTTCGAAATTGTCATGATAGTACCTGAAGAAATGTCATACATGTTGCCATTCATGAGGTGGATAGGAAAGGTACAGATGTAAATTCATTGGAAACTCCGAGAATTCATATGTAAAAGGTGAATACAAACCATCATTAAGGATAGCAATGATCAGAACCATGAAGGGTGGAAAGTCGAAGTGCCATATGAGTGCCAGTAACATGAAACCAAGCTGTCATAGATGAGATTAAGTCAACTGAAGTCAATGTATTATTACACAAGGAGCATAGATTGCAGCATGTTCATTgaatcaaaaccaaaccaaaggTGCAAGACACCAACTTACCACAATACGGATTGTAATGGAAACAGCATATATCTGCAACAGAAAACAAATCAGGTTACTTGATATGGTTGGTATTACCAGTTAAGTTTTGAACTATTTTGGCACATTCAGAACCAGGCTCACCGTGtaatttttcattctctggAATATAGCTCGACTAGTTAGTACAGCGCTTATGATGACACTAAGGCCAGGTTCTGTGAGTACAATGTCAGAAGCACTTCGAGCTGCATCAGTTGCATCAGCAACAGCTATGCCAATATCAGCTTTTTTAAGAGCAGGAG is a window from the Rosa chinensis cultivar Old Blush chromosome 2, RchiOBHm-V2, whole genome shotgun sequence genome containing:
- the LOC112186432 gene encoding thioredoxin H2 is translated as MGSFLSSMLGGSSPAEDSAASSEDSRVMSFHSSARWQLHFNSVKDTSKLLVIDFSASWCGPCRFIEPAIHAMADKFTDVDFAKIDVDELSDVSQEFGVQAMPTFVLLKNGKEVDRVVGAKKDELEKKVQKYRSL